Proteins from a genomic interval of Lolium perenne isolate Kyuss_39 chromosome 1, Kyuss_2.0, whole genome shotgun sequence:
- the LOC127294945 gene encoding FCS-Like Zinc finger 10 isoform X2, giving the protein MSSGAAAARARMMLRRVVTDPAVAGAKCGTLDSDSMARSPRSPLDLRAFAALGGSLLRSPRSPRSWDSQRVGLGSLVDTLAEPAADAKNRLLGYQMRPTKLQCLAKSYASLPKDCGYGQPELGVAAGAGGMSVPCTRFYGDVKSGPEVTGGSRLGFSSHSVDLAKFPASGSLPVSIGGPRRYIGSVSAMEVEQSEDYTCIIAHGSNPKTTRIFGDCILEPCPLLVPDWESKETEEAELYWLVKGPGDADEEFMRVCFSCNRNLDGDESCIYRGNAFCSGCCKDQVILNEEEEEINPAASSPSSASSKLPFHEDDDIFIDGVVSGRADMTSVSPDT; this is encoded by the exons ATG AGctccggggcggcggcggcgagggcgagGATGATGCTGAGGAGGGTGGTGACCGACCCCGCCGTCGCGGGGGCCAAGTGCGGGACGCTGGACTCCGACTCCATGGCGCGCAGCCCGAGGTCGCCGCTCGACCTCAGGGCTTTCGCCGCACTCGGCGGCTCCCTGCTCCGGTCGCCGCGCTCGCCCAGGAGCTGGGACTCCCAGCGCGTCGGTCTAGGCAGCCTCGTCGACACCCTCGCCGAGCCTGCCGCCGACGCCAAGAATCGCCTGCTCGGGTACCAGATGCGGCCAACGAAGCTGCAATGCCTTGCTAAATCCTACGCCTCCCTGCCCAAAGACTGCGGATACGGCCAGCCGGAGCTCGGGGTTGCCGCCGGCGCCGGGGGCATGTCAGTTCCGTGCACTAGGTTCTACGGGGATGTGAAGTCTGGTCCAGAGGTCACCGGTGGTTCTCGGCTCGGCTTCAGTAGCCACTCGGTCGACCTTGCCAAGTTCCCGGCGTCCGGGTCGCTGCCGGTGTCGATTGGCGGCCCACGCCGGTACATCGGGTCGGTGTCGGCGATGGAGGTCGAACAGTCGGAGGATTACACTTGCATCATAGCTCACGGCTCCAATCCGAAGACCACCCGCATTTTTGGGGATTGCATCTTGGAGCCCTGCCCTCTTCTTGTGCCTGACTGGGAGAGCAAGGAGACCGAAGAGGCCGAGTTGTACTGGCTGGTGAAGGGGCCgggcgacgctgacgaggagttcATGCGCGTCTGCTTCTCTTGCAACAGGAATCTGGATGGCGATGAATCTTGCATTTACCG TGGGAATGCATTTTGCAGTGGCTGCTGCAAAGACCAAGTAATCCTGaatgaagaggaagaggagatcAATCCTGCAGCCTCCTCTCCGAGCTCAGCTAGCTCAAAATTGCCATTCCATGAGGACGACGACATCTTCATTGATGGAGTGGTGAGTGGTCGTGCTGATATGACCTCCGTCTCCCCCGATACCTGA
- the LOC127294945 gene encoding FCS-Like Zinc finger 10 isoform X1 has product MSSGAAAARARMMLRRVVTDPAVAGAKCGTLDSDSMARSPRSPLDLRAFAALGGSLLRSPRSPRSWDSQRVGLGSLVDTLAEPAADAKNRLLGYQMRPTKLQCLAKSYASLPKDCGYGQPELGVAAGAGGMSVPCTRFYGDVKSGPEVTGGSRLGFSSHSVDLAKFPASGSLPVSIGGPRRYIGSVSAMEVEQSEDYTCIIAHGSNPKTTRIFGDCILEPCPLLVPDWESKETEEAELYWLVKGPGDADEEFMRVCFSCNRNLDGDESCIYRSGNAFCSGCCKDQVILNEEEEEINPAASSPSSASSKLPFHEDDDIFIDGVVSGRADMTSVSPDT; this is encoded by the exons ATG AGctccggggcggcggcggcgagggcgagGATGATGCTGAGGAGGGTGGTGACCGACCCCGCCGTCGCGGGGGCCAAGTGCGGGACGCTGGACTCCGACTCCATGGCGCGCAGCCCGAGGTCGCCGCTCGACCTCAGGGCTTTCGCCGCACTCGGCGGCTCCCTGCTCCGGTCGCCGCGCTCGCCCAGGAGCTGGGACTCCCAGCGCGTCGGTCTAGGCAGCCTCGTCGACACCCTCGCCGAGCCTGCCGCCGACGCCAAGAATCGCCTGCTCGGGTACCAGATGCGGCCAACGAAGCTGCAATGCCTTGCTAAATCCTACGCCTCCCTGCCCAAAGACTGCGGATACGGCCAGCCGGAGCTCGGGGTTGCCGCCGGCGCCGGGGGCATGTCAGTTCCGTGCACTAGGTTCTACGGGGATGTGAAGTCTGGTCCAGAGGTCACCGGTGGTTCTCGGCTCGGCTTCAGTAGCCACTCGGTCGACCTTGCCAAGTTCCCGGCGTCCGGGTCGCTGCCGGTGTCGATTGGCGGCCCACGCCGGTACATCGGGTCGGTGTCGGCGATGGAGGTCGAACAGTCGGAGGATTACACTTGCATCATAGCTCACGGCTCCAATCCGAAGACCACCCGCATTTTTGGGGATTGCATCTTGGAGCCCTGCCCTCTTCTTGTGCCTGACTGGGAGAGCAAGGAGACCGAAGAGGCCGAGTTGTACTGGCTGGTGAAGGGGCCgggcgacgctgacgaggagttcATGCGCGTCTGCTTCTCTTGCAACAGGAATCTGGATGGCGATGAATCTTGCATTTACCG CAGTGGGAATGCATTTTGCAGTGGCTGCTGCAAAGACCAAGTAATCCTGaatgaagaggaagaggagatcAATCCTGCAGCCTCCTCTCCGAGCTCAGCTAGCTCAAAATTGCCATTCCATGAGGACGACGACATCTTCATTGATGGAGTGGTGAGTGGTCGTGCTGATATGACCTCCGTCTCCCCCGATACCTGA
- the LOC127294945 gene encoding FCS-Like Zinc finger 10 isoform X3, producing the protein MMLRRVVTDPAVAGAKCGTLDSDSMARSPRSPLDLRAFAALGGSLLRSPRSPRSWDSQRVGLGSLVDTLAEPAADAKNRLLGYQMRPTKLQCLAKSYASLPKDCGYGQPELGVAAGAGGMSVPCTRFYGDVKSGPEVTGGSRLGFSSHSVDLAKFPASGSLPVSIGGPRRYIGSVSAMEVEQSEDYTCIIAHGSNPKTTRIFGDCILEPCPLLVPDWESKETEEAELYWLVKGPGDADEEFMRVCFSCNRNLDGDESCIYRSGNAFCSGCCKDQVILNEEEEEINPAASSPSSASSKLPFHEDDDIFIDGVVSGRADMTSVSPDT; encoded by the exons ATGATGCTGAGGAGGGTGGTGACCGACCCCGCCGTCGCGGGGGCCAAGTGCGGGACGCTGGACTCCGACTCCATGGCGCGCAGCCCGAGGTCGCCGCTCGACCTCAGGGCTTTCGCCGCACTCGGCGGCTCCCTGCTCCGGTCGCCGCGCTCGCCCAGGAGCTGGGACTCCCAGCGCGTCGGTCTAGGCAGCCTCGTCGACACCCTCGCCGAGCCTGCCGCCGACGCCAAGAATCGCCTGCTCGGGTACCAGATGCGGCCAACGAAGCTGCAATGCCTTGCTAAATCCTACGCCTCCCTGCCCAAAGACTGCGGATACGGCCAGCCGGAGCTCGGGGTTGCCGCCGGCGCCGGGGGCATGTCAGTTCCGTGCACTAGGTTCTACGGGGATGTGAAGTCTGGTCCAGAGGTCACCGGTGGTTCTCGGCTCGGCTTCAGTAGCCACTCGGTCGACCTTGCCAAGTTCCCGGCGTCCGGGTCGCTGCCGGTGTCGATTGGCGGCCCACGCCGGTACATCGGGTCGGTGTCGGCGATGGAGGTCGAACAGTCGGAGGATTACACTTGCATCATAGCTCACGGCTCCAATCCGAAGACCACCCGCATTTTTGGGGATTGCATCTTGGAGCCCTGCCCTCTTCTTGTGCCTGACTGGGAGAGCAAGGAGACCGAAGAGGCCGAGTTGTACTGGCTGGTGAAGGGGCCgggcgacgctgacgaggagttcATGCGCGTCTGCTTCTCTTGCAACAGGAATCTGGATGGCGATGAATCTTGCATTTACCG CAGTGGGAATGCATTTTGCAGTGGCTGCTGCAAAGACCAAGTAATCCTGaatgaagaggaagaggagatcAATCCTGCAGCCTCCTCTCCGAGCTCAGCTAGCTCAAAATTGCCATTCCATGAGGACGACGACATCTTCATTGATGGAGTGGTGAGTGGTCGTGCTGATATGACCTCCGTCTCCCCCGATACCTGA
- the LOC127294941 gene encoding MAR-binding filament-like protein 1, translating to MGYRHLLLVSPPAQPPPPPPRLSLLSRPARGAVSAAASLDAARPPSVVAATRRRAVLLVGVSVLPLLRLRDAAVAARAGAQPSTADLVTDKRDVQKTEGMQPEEPWAEPPQLEVKGSSPGNPFADLLNAIAVIASGVLAGLLGTSQREKKALQSTISAMEIKLSENEAAMSLLRENYEKKLLDEQAAQKKQARMLLDKEASLLGQLASTKRTVTSLNDEVRKERGLVEQLRHEIHELESIIAQAEEDKHAFEGKMREKLETLDIFHDKVNLLSQEVNDKEGYIRELGSSLSSKENDYQSLHLTYNQTKEGLEHANSRLEQLEKYLLAAKDDLKSKTSFIDSLNEDVQTLYTSKAHAEETINQLIKQYADLEAASQMRASRDSELLFDKDGQLNQLEEQLSTALTEHNKQRTTIAELNNALEANRTMLVNEVEVRKSLSDLIQSTEEALQESRNEVLKLSEELNELTISNHDLTAQVLKYTNESNELKQALTNKVEEAESVSKALSSELASVRETLQKTQEDLEVASNQLVSVTEVHDELNKELLDAYKKLESIANELVSERINNGTLNRELEALVKQSLVDSEARRALQSDLDEATISLNEVNESTLFLSNKLDSTNSRIFAIKEEKEVLLAALAEQKKSTVESQKNMAEAQHLIKRLGLERENFEIRSNKLEEELATAKGDLLCLRRQITVNGSPNTNVLGTSPTPNFSQPLKGHSPNTSNADAGAHRSANKIYRRRKDRPAT from the exons ATGGGCTACCGCCACCTTCTCCTCGTCTCGCCGCCGGCgcagccaccgccaccgccgccgcgcctctcCCTTCTCTCTCGCCCGGCGCGGGGGGCGGtcagcgccgccgcctcgctcgATGCCGCCCGCCCCCCGTCGGTGGTGGCGGCCACGCGGAGGAGGGCCGTGCTCCTCGTCGGCGTCTCCGTGCTCCCGCTCCTCCGTCTCCGCGACGCGGCGGTGGCCGCGCGCGCGGGCGCGCAGCCCTCCACGGCTGATCTCGTCACCG ATAAAAGGGACGTTCAGAAGACTGAGGGAATGCAGCCTGAAGAACCTTGGGCTGAACCACCCCAGCTTGAGGTGAAAGGATCATCTCCAGGGAATCCATTTGCAGATCTTCTGAATGCGATTGCAGTTATTGCTTCTGGTGTTCTGGCTGGACTTCTCGGTACTTCTCAGCGGGAAAAAAAAGCATTGCAATCAACCATCTCAGCT ATGGAGATCAAATTGTCTGAAAATGAGGCAGCTATGTCTTTGCTTAGGGAGAACTACGAGAAAAAGCTATTGGACGAACAAGCAGCACAGAAGAAACAAGCTAGGATGCTCCTGGATAAGGAAGCTTCCCTTCTTGGTCAATTGGCTTCAACTAAGAGGACTGTAACATCCTTAAATGACGAAGTTAGAAAGGAGAGAGGGCTAGTTGAGCAGCTTAGACATGAGATACATGAACTTGAGAGTATCATTGCACAAGCAGAGGAAGACAAACATGCATTTGAAGGAAAAATGAGGGAAAAGTTGGAAACACTTGATATTTTCCATGACAAGGTAAATCTGCTTAGCCAAGAGGTAAATGACAAGGAGGGATACATCAGGGAACTTGGTTCATCACTTTCTTCCAAGGAAAATGACTACCAGAGCCTGCACTTGACCTACAATCAGACTAAAGAGGGCCTAGAACATGCAAATTCTAGATTAGAGCAACTGGAAAAATATCTTCTTGCAGCTAAAGATGATCTAAAATCAAAGACATCCTTCATTGATTCACTGAATGAGGATGTCCAAACATTATACACTTCAAAGGCCCATGCCGAAGAAACAATAAACCAGCTGATAAAGCAGTACGCAGACTTGGAAGCTGCTTCTCAGATGAGGGCATCTCGTGATTCTGAACTATTGTTTGATAAAGATGGTCAGCTGAATCAGCTCGAAGAACAACTTTCTACTGCATTAACTGAGCATAATAAACAGAGAACTACAATTGCTGAGTTGAATAATGCATTGGAAGCTAATAGAACAATGCTAGTTAATGAAGTTGAGGTCCGGAAAAGTTTATCAGATCTTATTCAGTCCACTGAAGAGGCGCTTCAAGAATCCAGAAATGAGGTGTTGAAACTCTCTGAAGAGCTTAATGAACTAACTATATCAAATCATGACTTGACAGCTCAGGTTTTAAAATACACAAATGAGTCTAATGAATTGAAACAGGCTCTGACTAACAAAGTAGAAGAAGCGGAATCAGTTTCTAAAGCTCTTTCTAGTGAACTGGCCTCAGTCAGGGAGACACTTCAAAAGACACAAGAAGATCTCGAAGTCGCCTCTAATCAATTAGTGTCTGTTACAGAAGTGCATGATGAACTTAATAAAGAATTGCTGGATGCATATAAGAAGTTAGAGTCCATAGCAAATGAGCTTGTTAGTGAACGCATAAATAATGGTACTTTAAATAGGGAGCTTGAGGCATTGGTGAAACAATCTTTGGTGGATTCTGAAGCAAGAAGAGCTCTTCAATCAGACTTGGATGAGGCAACCATTTCACTAAATGAGGTGAATGAGAGTACATTGTTTCTGTCTAACAAGCTTGACAGCACCAATTCTAGGATTTTTGCTATTAAAGAAGAGAAAGAGGTGCTTTTAGCGGCTCTTGCGGAGCAAAAGAAAAGTACAGTCGAATCTCAGAAAAATATGGCGGAAGCTCAGCATCTTATTAAAAGGCTTGGGTTGGAGAGAGAGAATTTTGAAATCAGGTCTAACAAGCTTGAAGAAGAATTGGCCACAGCTAAAGGTGATTTGTTGTGTCTGAGGAGGCAGATTACTGTAAATGGGTCACCAAATACAAATGTTCTGGGAACAAGCCCAACACCAAATTTCAGCCAACCTCTGAAAGGTCATTCTCCAAATACCAGTAATGCTGATGCTGGAGCTCATCGTTCTGCTAACAAGATTTATAGAAGAAGAAAAGACAGACCAGCAACATGA